One window of Populus nigra chromosome 5, ddPopNigr1.1, whole genome shotgun sequence genomic DNA carries:
- the LOC133695348 gene encoding RING-H2 finger protein ATL11-like, which produces MTAHTPSFLQLLGFNHALLMVLLLLYTLQFSSAQPARDSSMPSPQTPDKQKFNPAMAIIMVVLVSVFFLMGFFSVYVRQCADRRFRGTRFDPAALAGAGRGSWRGNHGLEQEVIDTFPTFLYYTVKGLKIGEGSLECAVCLIEFEDDQTLRLIPKCSHVFHPDCIDAWLTSHVTCPVCRANLVPKPGDLPFNPVHVDDPNNDLVEPDSHDNVPDETQNDVQILIGNEITREGRQQVTRSPNMNLSSPVNQNKPLRSWSTGWRLNALISRSNSINNSLIQSEENRERFTLRLPQEVHNQLINSRLNRTKSCGSFSRAMSPRRGYRSRSGGAGRSKNLFYHEQLDQEGRPADRPGLTMTPPFICRTGSVPSKDESSSDGVNATPPKNFLKSARSFKSPFDRLFLGIDNSNRNSDNDDVGERSFDRLRPDSQV; this is translated from the coding sequence ATGACAGCTCACACCCCTTCATTTCTCCAACTCTTGGGCTTCAATCATGCCCTCCTCATGGTCTTGCTCCTTCTCTATACTTTGCAGTTTTCTTCTGCACAACCTGCACGTGATTCTTCAATGCCTTCACCACAAACACCCGATAAGCAGAAATTCAATCCGGCGATGGCAATAATCATGGTGGTTCTTgtaagtgttttctttttaatgggcTTTTTCTCTGTCTACGTCCGACAGTGTGCCGATCGAAGGTTTCGCGGGACTCGCTTTGACCCTGCCGCATTGGCAGGCGCAGGGCGCGGGTCTTGGAGGGGAAATCACGGCCTTGAGCAGGAGGTCATCGACACCTTCCCTACTTTCCTTTATTATACAGTTAAAGGTCTTAAAATTGGCGAAGGCTCCCTAGAATGTGCCGTCTGCTTAATCGAGTTCGAAGATGACCAAACGCTGCGTTTGATACCCAAGTGCAGCCACGTGTTTCATCCTGATTGTATCGACGCCTGGCTCACCTCCCATGTCACCTGCCCGGTTTGCCGCGCCAATTTGGTTCCAAAACCGGGCGACTTGCCATTCAATCCGGTTCATGTTGACGACCCGAATAATGACTTGGTTGAACCGGATAGCCACGATAATGTCCCTGATGAGACACAAAATGACGTTCAAATTCTTATCGGCAATGAAATTACAAGAGAGGGGCGACAACAAGTCACGAGATCTCCAAATATGAATTTGTCAAGCCCAGTCAATCAAAACAAGCCACTTCGATCATGGTCAACAGGTTGGCGGTTAAATGCATTAATTTCGagatcaaattcaatcaataattCATTGATTCAATCGGAAGAGAATCGCGAACGATTTACTCTAAGGTTACCGCAAGAGGTTCATAATCAGTTGATAAACTCTCGCTTGAACCGTACAAAGAGTTGCGGGTCATTTTCTAGAGCTATGAGTCCAAGAAGAGGTTACAGGAGCCGAAGTGGAGGTGCTGGGCGAAGCAAGAATCTCTTTTATCATGAACAATTGGACCAAGAAGGAAGACCGGCTGACCGTCCGGGTTTGACAATGACCCCACCTTTTATATGCAGAACCGGCTCGGTTCCATCGAAGGATGAGAGTAGTAGTGATGGGGTGAATGCTACTCCACCGAAGAATTTCCTGAAGTCTGCAAGGTCCTTTAAATCACCATTTGATCGTTTGTTTCTTGGGATTGACAATAGCAACAGAAACAGCGACAATGACGACGTTGGTGAACGATCATTTGATCGGCTGAGGCCGGATAGTCAAGTTTAA